In one Tachysurus vachellii isolate PV-2020 chromosome 24, HZAU_Pvac_v1, whole genome shotgun sequence genomic region, the following are encoded:
- the si:ch211-14k19.8 gene encoding mucin-2, translated as MQLLSFYLLFTFIKGFNTSQEDPDPSRFPYVDSDLVSPTQDASPTVILDIFSSAHKLQTESVRQGGGDSGLGDKTRFHVVPQEISHNGQDKAGSVISDLAHTDTHSLTDSRLSFTEKEKDSSLFSAETQWTGLSAHTLNVATSADSNTGANTLPENGPRTTTVFSVTHVDTNTPSLHSDVLTVMDITVMSSAPMVSQSHITTHRNRATVTELVTSESNGFRDVTDGRDTSVMSSSFTANEGRPAVQPSSKMFWTKSLPHPNHMTPNYPDLSVTDGFLSDSVSHLQASESNSITYVSDGTVRSSAYKDTAETDRFPRSTRINRNVSGHTASSRFDDVSTTTDPPRASLSDMLENISTTNRKRTEFYSHTPYYTSSPNTDSTPTESETPQASHTEYTSIPVQTTNHQRSESHTHTLTHTSSETLPTRSDSRSSSVTSMRQDFTSTPASHSPHTLTHGDPINSHTVPTGSCRSVIATHQNDPNTTLGPITAPYGTTDTDSLPVSELQTQTDNNTEEITEMNGKTSDSNNLPHVTALNADTQPTMVTHHDPSTSRNDPETTTTLSPAVTPASLLTSRSFDTVTTSTPSANLHTAHSTLITTTRRPETRIPNHLTTSRNTQIVQQPETTTTHQVHTNTHTNAETHTHLTPVINQTSWSRTFTKKPEKDWSHKGRVFIMEDQPAIIKEETFQVLLQVILEENSPTYAGLLEVEPFLQNVSGYQSQHVTWHSGPVVQFVVTFRTVEAVSWLERAGSLLQEAGLKPLPTGGVFVSGIQVKNITVGGLHSDVCSWLFSCPSDFSCVSSDGNVTCKSVCHSEYCKNHGICVHRSEQNPVCQCPVGEDFWFMGQRCDLRMTRQRLAGLCSGVLAAIAALMGLLAYLAVQRFKKMLIQAKAEQTQSSYRRFNHFDELSARFWRRSWPGSQDSLDNTAFSHSDELLHMRALDQACCYHDDTLSLASTYPDSVTHLNTVYPHSSQYHWDMSTCSLADGVIDSGKASDLSVCSWPIEPIQWTPFPLLQQLRHTNTMKPSRPRSYCEGMELVGLEKSRTA; from the exons ATGCAACTGTTAagtttttatttgctgtttactttcataaaaG GATTTAACACATCACAGGAGGATCCTGATCCATCTCGATTTCCATACGTGGACAGTGACCTTGTCTCTCCCACTCAGGACGCTTCCCCCACTGTGATCCTGGACATTTTCAGTAGTGCACACAAGCTCCAGACTGAGAGTGTACGTCAGGGTGGAGGGGACTCTGGATTGGGCGATAAGACCAGATTCCATGTTGTTCCACAGGAAATCTCACACAATGGACAGGATAAAGCTGGAAGCGTGATCTCTGACCTcgctcacacagatacacactcactcactgattccaGGCTCTCGTttacagaaaaggaaaaagactcGAGTCTCTTTAGTGCTGAAACACAATGGACAGGACTTTCTGCTCACACACTGAACGTAGCCACAAGCGCCGATTCAAATACGGGTGCGAACACGCTTCCAGAAAACGGTCCACGTACCACAACAGTGTTCTCAGTTACGCACGTTGACACGAACACGCCTTCACTTCACTCTGATGTGCTCACCGTGATGGACATCACCGTGATGTCATCAGCACCCATGGTCAGTCAATCTCATATAACTACCCACAGAAATAGAGCAACAGTCACAGAGCTCGTGACGTCTGAATCGAACGGATTCCGTGATGTCACTGATGGACGTGACACATCAGTGATGTCATCATCATTCACAGCCAATGAGGGAAGGCCTGCAGTTCAGCCTTCAAGCAAAATGTTCTGGACTAAAAGTCTTCCTCATCCAAATCACATGACACCAAACTACCCAGATTTGTCTGTTACTGATGGCTTTCTAAGTGACTCCGTGTCACATCTCCAGGCCTCGGAGTCCAACAGCATCACGTATGTAAGTGACGGCACGGTGAGGTCATCAGCATACAAAGACACGGCGGAAACGGATCGCTTCCCTCGATCGACTCGTATCAACAGGAACGTTTCTGGTCATACAGCCTCGTCGCGTTTTGATGATGTAAGCACCACGACTGACCCACCTAGAGCTTCACTTTCTGACATGTTGGAAAATATATCTACAACAAACAGGAAAAGGACGGAgttttactcacacactccgTATTACACCAGTTCCCCAAACACAGACTCCACACCAACTGAATCAGAGACTCCACAGGCATCACACACTGAATACACAAGCATCCCTGTACAAACTACTAACCACCAGAGgagtgagtcacacacacacacactcacacacacgtcttctgAAACCCTTCCTACGCGCTCGGATTCACGCTCGAGTTCTGTTACATCGATGAGACAGGACTTCACCTCTACACCAGCTTCacattcaccacacacactgactcacggTGATCCCATTAACTCTCATACGGTTCCGACCGGCTCCTGTAGGTCTGTTATCGCGACCCATCAGAACGACCCGAACACCACGCTCGGTCCCATCACAGCTCCGTATGGAACAACAGACACAgactctctccctgtgtctgaATTACAGACACAAACTGACAATAACACTGAAGAGATCACAGAAATGAACGGTAAAACATCAGATTCAAATAATCTGCCTCACGTGACGGCTCTTAACGCTGACACTCAACCAACGATGGTCACACATCACGACCCATCAACATCTAGGAATGATCCTGAGACAACAACAACTTTGAGCCCAGCTGTTACACCAGCATCACTTCTGACATCTCGCTCATTCGACACTGTGACCACCAGCACACCTTCAGCAAACCTTCACACCGCTCACTCCACTCTTATAACAACGACCCGACGGCCTGAGACACGAATTCCAAACCATCTCACTACAAGCAGGAACACGCAGATTGTCCAGCAGcctgaaacaacaacaacacaccaagtgcacacaaacacacacacaaacgctgaaacacacacacatttaacccCTGTGATCAATCAAACATCTTGGAGTCGCACTTTCACTAAGAAACCTGAAAAAGACTGGTCACACAAGGGGCGGGTCTTCATCATGGAGGACCAACCAGCAATCATCAAGG AGGAAACCTTCCAGGTGTTGTTACAGGTGATACTGGAGGAGAACTCGCCCACATATGCAGGACTTCTGGAG GTGGAGCCGTTTTTACAAAACGTATCAGGATACCAAAGCCAGCATGTCACCTGGCACAG TGGTCCAGTTGTGCAGTTTGTGGTCACGTTCAGGACAGTGGAGGCCGTCTCATGGCTCGAGAGGGCGGGGTCTCTCTTACAGGAGGCGGGGCTAAAACCACTTCCAACAGGGGGGGTTTTTGTGAGCGGAATCCAGGTCAAAAACATCACAGTGGGAG gactgCACAGTGATGTGTGTTCTTGGTTGTTTTCTTGTCCATCTGACTTCTCCTGTGTCTCTTCTGATGGAAACGTCACCTGTAAGTCAGTGTGCCACTCCGAGTACTGCAAGAACCATGGTATCTGTGTCCATCGGTCAGAACAGAACCCAGTCTGCCA GTGTCCTGTGGGTGAGGATTTCTGGTTCATGGGTCAGCGCTGTGACCTCCGTATGACCCGGCAGAGATTGGCCGGTTTGTGTTCTGGGGTTTTAGCAGCAATAGCAGCTCTGATGGGGCTCCTGGCTTATCTCGCTGTACAGcgctttaaaaaaatgcttataCAAGCCAAAGCAGAACAGACGCAGAGCag ttaCCGCAGATTTAACCACTTTGATGAGCTGTCAGCTCGTTTCTGGAGAAGATCCTGGCCTGGGTCTCAGGACTCACTGGATAACACTGCGTTCAGTCATTCTGATGAGTTACTGCATATGAGAGCACTGGACCAGGCCTGTTGTTACCATGACGACACACTCTCCCTCGCCTCCACCTACCCAGATAGCGTTACACACCTCAATACGGTGTATCCTCACAG CTCTCAGTATCACTGGGACATGAGCACATGCAGCCTAGCGGACGGTGTGATTGATTCAGGAAAGGCCAGCGACCTGTCTGTGTGCAGCTGGCCGATTGAACCCATCCAGTGGACACCTTTCCCTTTACTACAGcaactcagacacacaaacacg ATGAAACCGTCTCGTCCTCGGTCGTACTGTGAGGGTATGGAGCTGGTGGGTCTGGAGAAGAGTCGGACGGCGTAG